One Dreissena polymorpha isolate Duluth1 chromosome 9, UMN_Dpol_1.0, whole genome shotgun sequence genomic window carries:
- the LOC127845430 gene encoding deoxynucleoside triphosphate triphosphohydrolase SAMHD1-like, giving the protein MSQAVDDMKVLSKLTDDVFNVILNSTKPELRESREILRNVLSRELPKFVREKPLPGNYADDKESIEKIKQNMNIPRTEYIIQVANLDFGMKTENPINTQETDPINNQQADPINNQETSPIQKMLFYRKHNFDVAQTEETQLFPPVRNKEKLVRVFSTKKYPESCEHVDQKFCEAMEKMARERPADEGPGERSVERNQQEVIVPNIAVISDRGFVSQVHFKVKHHNSRNYYDWWWN; this is encoded by the exons atgagcCAAGCTGTTGATGATATGAAAGTATTGAGCAAACTAACAGATGATGTTTTTAATGTAATACTGAACTCGACGAAACCGGAATTACGAGAATCCAGAGAAATCTTGCGCAACGTTTTGTCACGCGAATTACCAAAGTTTGTTCGCGAGAAACCGTTGCCGGGAAATTATGCTGACGACAaa gaATCAATAGAGAAGATAAAGCAAAACATGAACATCCCGAGAACGGAATACATCATTCAG GTGGCAAACCTTGATTTTGGAATGAAGACGGAAAACCCAATAAACACCCAAGAAACCGACCCAATCAACAATCAACAAGCGGACCCAATCAACAATCAAGAAACCAGCCCGATCCAAAAAATGCTTTTCTACCGAAAACATAATTTTGATGTTGCACAAACGGAAGAG ACACAGCTTTTTCCACCAGTGCGTAATAAGGAGAAACTAGTGCGTGTCTTCTCTACAAAAAAATATCCTGAATCATGTGAACATGTTGACCAGAAATTTTGTGAGGCAATGGAAAAAATG GCTAGAGAGAGACCTGCCGACGAAGGACCCGGTGAGAGATCAGTCGAG AGGAATCAACAGGAAGTCATTGTTCCAAACATCGCTGTTATTTCCGATCGAG GATTTGTTTCACAAGTACACTTTAAGGTAAAACATCATAACAGCAGGAACTATTATGACTGGTGGTGGAATTAA